One window from the genome of Lutra lutra chromosome X, mLutLut1.2, whole genome shotgun sequence encodes:
- the LOC125092101 gene encoding 60S ribosomal protein L36-like, with translation MALRYPMAVGLNKGHKVTKNVSKLRHGHRRGRLTKHTKFVQDMMREVCDFALYEQRAMELLKVSKDKRALKFIKKRVGTHIRAKRKREELSNVLAAMRKAAAKKD, from the coding sequence ATGGCTCTGCGCTACCCTATGGCCGTGGGCCTCAACAAGGGCCACAAGGTGACCAAGAATGTGAGCAAGCTGAGGCATGGCCACCGCCGCGGGCGCCTCACCAAGCACACCAAGTTCGTGCAGGACATGATGCGAGAGGTGTGTGACTTTGCCCTCTACGAGCAGAGGGCCATGGAGCTGCTCAAGGTCTCCAAGGACAAGCGCGCCCTCAAGTTCATCAAGAAAAGGGTGGGGACGCACATCCGtgccaagaggaagagagaggagctgAGCAACGTCCTCGCCGCCATGAGGAAAGCGGCAGCCAAGAAGGACTGA